The Campylobacter concisus DNA window GATATCTTGCTGCCATTGCTCATTGCCGTTTAGCTTAGCTGGTAAATTTTTCTTTGGCTTTTTAGCTTTTTTAGGCTTTTCTTTTTGTTCTTGCGTTTTGGTTTTTGTTTCTTGTGATTCTTGTTTTTGCTCTTTTAGCTTATTGTTTTCGCCATTTTTGTTTTGATTTTTGTTGTTTCTTGGCTTTTTTGGGCGAGAATTTTGGCTCTTTGGCTCGGCGTGCGTTTCAGTTTCAGCTTGCTCTGCTGCAAAGAAATTATCTATTACGCTTTTACTTGCTAGTAAAGCTTGCTCGGTAGTTTCGCCCTCTTGTTTTGGTTTATTTTTTGGTCTAAATCTTCGTCTTTTGTTGTTTTTGCTTTGGTTAGTTACAACTTTCTCTTCGTTTTTGTCGTTCATTATCTTCCTTTAATCTTTCAAATACTTTTAGATAAGAATCGACATCTAGCTCGTGCGGACGTAAATTTTGAGCTAAGCCTAGGCTTTCAAAAATTTCTTCTAACGCATTTTTGTCAAAATTTGTGGATAAATTTTTCAAAAGCGTCTTTCTTGGCAAAGCAAACGTAGCTCTTAAAAATACTTTAAAAGCCTCGTATTGTTTTGCATCTTTGAAAATCCCGTCTTTGCCAAAAATCTTTTTTATTTTTTGTAGTTTGATGACTGAAGATGTGACCTTTGGAGGTGGATTAAAAAGCTTTGCATCCACGTCAAACAAAAGCTCGCACCTGCCTTGCAGTGAAGCGAAGATCGATAAAGAACTAAATTCTTTATCCTTGCTCTTTGCACTAAATTTAAGAGCAACCTCTTTTTGTATCATCACAATAAGCCCAAGGCATTTTTCGTCATCTATCGCATTTAGTATCATCTTCGTAGCAACGTAATAGGGCAAATTTGCGACTAAAA harbors:
- the rsmA gene encoding 16S rRNA (adenine(1518)-N(6)/adenine(1519)-N(6))-dimethyltransferase RsmA, yielding MIKAKKHFGQNFLQDKATLNKIIQAIPKDVANVVEIGPGLGDLTFRLLQIYKTTCFEIDCELFQILKAKFANEIQNGQLKLFCKDALEQWQQEGGLSSENYFLVANLPYYVATKMILNAIDDEKCLGLIVMIQKEVALKFSAKSKDKEFSSLSIFASLQGRCELLFDVDAKLFNPPPKVTSSVIKLQKIKKIFGKDGIFKDAKQYEAFKVFLRATFALPRKTLLKNLSTNFDKNALEEIFESLGLAQNLRPHELDVDSYLKVFERLKEDNERQKRRESCN